In Dysgonomonadaceae bacterium zrk40, one genomic interval encodes:
- a CDS encoding nucleoside deaminase encodes MLDDNYFMRQALLEAQKAFDQDEVPVGAVVVSGQRIIARAHNLTEMLNDVTAHAEMQAITAAANILGGKYLTDCTLYVTVEPCPMCAGALRWAQLSRLVYGATDEKRGYTTITAEMLHPKTQVTAGVMADECGELMRQFFARRR; translated from the coding sequence ATACTGGACGACAACTACTTCATGCGACAGGCATTGCTCGAAGCACAAAAGGCGTTCGATCAGGATGAGGTGCCGGTGGGTGCCGTGGTGGTATCGGGACAGCGCATCATTGCCCGCGCCCACAACCTCACCGAGATGCTCAACGATGTGACGGCGCATGCCGAGATGCAGGCCATCACCGCGGCGGCAAACATACTGGGCGGCAAGTACCTGACCGACTGCACGCTCTACGTCACCGTGGAGCCCTGCCCCATGTGTGCCGGTGCGCTACGATGGGCCCAGCTGTCGCGCCTTGTTTACGGCGCTACGGATGAGAAGAGGGGCTACACGACCATCACAGCAGAGATGCTTCATCCGAAGACACAGGTCACCGCAGGCGTGATGGCCGATGAATGTGGTGAGCTGATGAGACAATTCTTCGCCCGAAGGCGTTAA
- a CDS encoding HD domain-containing protein, protein MEKRLKQQIEFILEADKLKKVIRRNWLADDSRKENTAEHTWHSILAAMLFFEYADNKEELDLLQIIRMITLHDLVEIEAGDTFIFDKEAYRDKFNRENQAAKKLFTMLPYNQGKEYYELWLEFEKEETANAIFAAAVDKIMPVLLNTYSKGTSWREAGITGERVYETLRSIEKGPAKIRELLSELVEKAREKGNLA, encoded by the coding sequence ATGGAGAAAAGACTCAAACAACAGATTGAATTTATCCTGGAGGCAGACAAACTCAAAAAGGTAATCCGCCGCAACTGGCTTGCCGACGACAGTCGAAAGGAGAATACGGCAGAGCACACCTGGCACTCTATTCTGGCAGCCATGCTCTTCTTTGAGTATGCCGACAACAAGGAAGAGCTGGACCTGCTGCAGATCATCCGGATGATCACCCTGCACGACCTCGTGGAGATTGAGGCAGGTGACACCTTCATTTTCGACAAAGAGGCATACCGGGATAAGTTCAACCGTGAGAACCAGGCGGCCAAGAAGCTCTTCACCATGCTCCCCTACAACCAGGGAAAAGAGTATTACGAACTGTGGCTGGAATTTGAGAAAGAGGAAACAGCAAACGCAATCTTCGCAGCTGCCGTCGACAAGATCATGCCGGTGCTGCTGAACACCTACAGCAAGGGTACCAGCTGGCGCGAGGCAGGCATCACCGGTGAGCGTGTGTATGAGACGCTGCGCTCCATTGAAAAGGGACCCGCGAAAATACGGGAGCTGTTGTCTGAGCTGGTAGAGAAAGCCCGCGAGAAGGGCAACCTGGCATAA
- a CDS encoding NAD(P)H-dependent oxidoreductase: protein MSKRKIAVLVGSLRKESVNRKLANSLAKLAPESLELEIVEIGQLAHYNEDLDENPPAEWVAFREKIGAADGFLFVTPEYNRTFSGVIKNALDVASRPYGQSKWGGKPGAIVSSSMSGMGGEGANLALRQPMVFLNIYMMQQPEAYVANSWELFDEQNNLKSDDTRAFLQNWVNAFAEWVNKF from the coding sequence ATGAGCAAAAGGAAAATTGCGGTACTGGTAGGCAGTCTGCGCAAGGAATCTGTGAACCGGAAACTGGCCAACTCGTTGGCAAAACTGGCACCCGAATCGCTGGAACTGGAAATCGTGGAGATTGGTCAGCTGGCACACTACAACGAAGATCTGGATGAAAATCCGCCGGCCGAGTGGGTTGCATTCCGCGAAAAGATTGGTGCGGCAGACGGATTTCTCTTTGTCACTCCCGAATACAACAGAACCTTCTCAGGGGTGATCAAAAATGCACTCGACGTGGCATCACGCCCCTACGGGCAGAGCAAGTGGGGCGGCAAGCCGGGCGCCATCGTGAGCAGCTCCATGAGCGGCATGGGAGGTGAAGGAGCCAACCTGGCACTTCGTCAGCCGATGGTCTTCCTCAACATCTACATGATGCAGCAGCCGGAAGCCTACGTGGCCAACAGCTGGGAACTGTTCGACGAACAAAACAACCTGAAGAGCGACGACACCCGTGCGTTCCTGCAAAACTGGGTGAACGCCTTCGCAGAGTGGGTAAATAAGTTTTAG
- a CDS encoding Gfo/Idh/MocA family oxidoreductase: MDRRNFLKKSAISATGLGLAPLMGQPFNSLYGNNAPGDKIKIGLIGCRNQGWSNLKAFLQYPGTECISMCDVDDQFLYQRASELEEMTGKRPPQLVKDWRRVIDNKDVDMVIIGTPDHWHCLQEVAACEAGMDVYVEKPLANTIEECDLMVRAARKYDRIVQVGQWQRSDPHWDEAAAYVQSGNLGRVRTVKVWAYQTSKWTLPVVPDSEVPQGVDYDMWLGPAPKRAFNQNRFHYNFRFFWDYAGGLMADWGVHLLDYAMKGMNVGLPSYVYGAGGKFGYPDDAMETPDTLMATYRYPDFNIIWDHACGIGNGLFGLREGVAFFGENGTLILTRSGWEVVPEQAINSRSFPYCYPCDSERKPNTLRMEALEKRGGTGKGLYLHAGNMLDCMRSRKLPNADIAIGAEVAKLSHMANISSRVGKALHWDNETGTFDNLEANRLIKANYRDPWKLPKV; the protein is encoded by the coding sequence ATGGATAGACGCAACTTCTTGAAGAAATCTGCAATCTCTGCTACAGGACTGGGCCTGGCTCCTCTGATGGGGCAACCATTCAATTCGCTTTACGGGAACAATGCCCCCGGTGATAAAATTAAAATTGGTCTTATCGGCTGTCGCAACCAGGGATGGAGCAACCTCAAGGCTTTCCTGCAATACCCCGGCACCGAGTGCATCTCCATGTGCGATGTGGATGATCAATTCCTTTATCAGCGGGCCTCCGAACTGGAGGAGATGACCGGGAAACGTCCGCCCCAATTGGTGAAGGACTGGCGCAGGGTGATTGACAACAAGGATGTGGACATGGTAATCATCGGCACTCCCGATCACTGGCACTGCCTGCAGGAGGTGGCTGCCTGTGAAGCGGGGATGGATGTTTACGTGGAGAAGCCGCTGGCCAACACCATCGAGGAGTGCGACCTGATGGTGCGCGCCGCCCGCAAGTACGACCGCATCGTGCAGGTGGGTCAGTGGCAGCGCAGCGATCCCCACTGGGACGAGGCGGCAGCCTACGTGCAAAGCGGCAACCTGGGACGGGTGCGCACCGTGAAGGTGTGGGCCTACCAGACCAGCAAGTGGACCCTGCCGGTGGTCCCCGACAGCGAGGTGCCGCAGGGGGTCGATTACGACATGTGGCTGGGGCCGGCTCCCAAAAGAGCATTCAACCAGAACCGCTTCCATTACAACTTCCGCTTCTTCTGGGATTACGCCGGAGGCTTGATGGCCGACTGGGGGGTGCACCTGCTGGACTATGCAATGAAGGGAATGAACGTGGGACTCCCCTCCTATGTCTATGGTGCCGGTGGTAAGTTCGGATATCCCGACGATGCGATGGAGACCCCCGATACCCTGATGGCTACCTACCGTTATCCCGACTTCAACATCATCTGGGATCATGCCTGCGGCATCGGCAACGGTCTCTTCGGACTGCGCGAAGGGGTTGCCTTCTTCGGTGAAAACGGAACCCTGATCCTTACCCGCAGCGGGTGGGAGGTGGTGCCCGAACAGGCCATCAACAGCCGCTCTTTCCCCTACTGCTATCCATGCGACAGTGAAAGGAAACCCAATACCCTCCGCATGGAGGCGCTGGAGAAGAGAGGTGGCACCGGTAAGGGGCTTTACCTGCACGCGGGTAACATGCTCGACTGCATGCGCAGCCGCAAGTTACCCAACGCTGATATCGCCATCGGTGCCGAGGTGGCCAAGCTGAGCCACATGGCCAATATCTCCTCTCGTGTGGGGAAGGCACTGCATTGGGACAACGAGACCGGCACGTTCGACAACCTGGAAGCCAACCGGCTCATCAAAGCAAACTATCGCGATCCCTGGAAACTTCCCAAGGTTTAG
- a CDS encoding sodium:alanine symporter family protein has product MQRLNDFFNLLHQYIGGHHWFVFLLLGTGIFFTLYLGFPQIRYFRHALRIVRGKYDKKGDKGDTSHFQALATALSGTVGTGNIAGVALAVHLGGPAALFWMLVTAFLGMCTKFVEVTLSHKYRDFDEKGMVTGGPMYYMKKRLNISFKNGKQLKTGYWLGGFFAMATILSSFGTGSLPQINSISNSLFATFGLNHMVTGAILSLLLALIIIGGIKRIAKVTATLVPFMAVIYFLGAIAVILYNYQQIIPSFLSIFSDLFTGTAAVGGFLGAGFAFAFNNGVNRGLFSNEAGQGSAPIAHAAAKAHEPVSEGMVAILEPFIDTIIICFLTGLVLLSSGVWNEKLPNQFQKTDIEVLAGSYDNRNAADVKLLEGHLGNSSRLALFNGKLIVEEGVISESVSVLHARSLAEEVKVAQNGVPYSGALMVNEGKVTQTESDITFSGNSLVHSAPLTATAFTRSFLGDFGKYIVAIGLLLFAFSTAIAWSYYGDRAVTYLVGARYVMLYRIIFVAGFFVASFTDTTIIWNLSLLTVTFMAIPNLIGLLLLHREVKGSIRDYWAGFRDEYPPKDR; this is encoded by the coding sequence ATGCAACGTCTCAACGATTTTTTTAACCTCCTCCATCAATACATCGGCGGTCATCATTGGTTTGTTTTTCTACTATTGGGTACGGGTATCTTTTTCACCCTCTACCTGGGGTTTCCACAGATACGCTATTTCAGGCATGCCCTGCGCATCGTCAGGGGCAAGTATGACAAGAAGGGTGACAAGGGTGATACTTCCCACTTCCAGGCGCTGGCTACGGCACTTTCGGGGACCGTGGGCACGGGTAACATCGCCGGGGTGGCACTGGCCGTGCACCTGGGTGGACCGGCCGCCCTCTTCTGGATGCTGGTGACAGCGTTTCTGGGGATGTGTACCAAGTTCGTGGAGGTGACCCTCTCGCACAAGTACCGCGACTTCGATGAGAAGGGAATGGTAACGGGTGGCCCCATGTATTACATGAAAAAAAGGCTTAACATATCGTTTAAGAACGGTAAACAGCTTAAAACAGGTTACTGGCTGGGAGGATTTTTCGCCATGGCCACCATCCTCTCCTCCTTTGGTACCGGCAGTCTCCCCCAGATCAACAGCATCTCCAACTCCCTCTTTGCCACATTCGGCCTCAATCACATGGTCACCGGAGCCATTCTGTCGCTGTTGCTGGCGCTTATCATCATTGGCGGCATCAAACGCATCGCAAAAGTCACTGCCACGCTGGTACCCTTCATGGCGGTCATCTATTTTCTGGGAGCCATCGCGGTGATTCTCTACAACTATCAGCAGATCATCCCCTCCTTCCTCTCTATCTTCAGCGACCTCTTCACCGGCACTGCTGCCGTGGGTGGTTTCCTGGGTGCCGGATTCGCATTTGCATTCAACAACGGTGTCAACCGGGGTCTCTTTTCCAACGAGGCGGGACAGGGCTCCGCACCCATCGCGCATGCTGCCGCCAAGGCACATGAACCGGTCTCCGAGGGGATGGTGGCAATCCTGGAACCCTTCATCGATACCATTATCATCTGTTTCCTCACAGGGCTGGTGCTCCTCTCATCAGGGGTCTGGAATGAGAAGCTGCCCAACCAGTTCCAGAAGACCGACATCGAGGTGCTGGCAGGCAGCTATGACAACCGGAATGCAGCAGATGTGAAACTGTTGGAGGGTCATCTGGGCAACAGTAGCCGCCTGGCACTGTTCAACGGGAAGCTGATAGTTGAAGAAGGAGTCATATCGGAGTCGGTATCGGTGCTCCATGCCCGCTCACTGGCCGAAGAGGTAAAAGTAGCTCAAAACGGTGTTCCCTACAGCGGCGCGTTGATGGTGAATGAGGGGAAAGTGACACAGACAGAGAGCGACATCACCTTCTCCGGCAACTCCCTAGTTCACAGCGCACCCCTCACTGCTACCGCATTCACCCGCAGCTTCCTGGGTGATTTCGGGAAATACATTGTTGCCATCGGATTGCTGCTCTTCGCCTTCTCCACCGCCATTGCCTGGTCCTATTATGGCGACCGGGCAGTCACCTACCTGGTAGGTGCCAGGTATGTGATGCTCTACCGGATCATCTTCGTAGCCGGCTTCTTCGTGGCCTCCTTCACTGACACCACCATCATCTGGAACCTGTCACTGCTCACCGTCACCTTTATGGCAATCCCGAACCTGATCGGATTGCTGTTGTTACACCGGGAGGTGAAGGGAAGCATCCGCGATTATTGGGCAGGTTTCCGGGATGAATATCCCCCTAAAGACCGCTGA